The Leptospira saintgironsiae genome contains a region encoding:
- a CDS encoding SOS response-associated peptidase, with protein MCGRYALNATASQVIEYFNLRYETDQIRREFREEKEVFPTKVEPIIRSIDGQAIVDYLSWGVKYEWIPKLQINARFDKLTKFKTWASLIKRNRCIIPATSYWEWSELELKGNNRYELYPLKTDIMGFAGLTDTFIDRHGIKRIGFILITTDANPHIAEIHDRQPAMILPENVGSWLDDSISDPREYIHHAGEDELEYKKVPNKIDQIELNFD; from the coding sequence ATGTGCGGAAGATATGCTCTGAATGCAACTGCCTCTCAAGTAATAGAGTATTTCAATCTAAGATATGAAACGGACCAAATACGTCGTGAGTTTCGAGAAGAGAAAGAAGTTTTTCCAACAAAAGTAGAACCAATTATTAGATCTATAGATGGGCAAGCTATAGTCGATTACCTAAGCTGGGGAGTTAAATACGAATGGATACCCAAACTACAAATTAATGCCCGCTTTGATAAACTGACCAAATTTAAAACATGGGCTTCGCTAATAAAAAGAAACCGCTGCATAATTCCTGCAACATCGTATTGGGAATGGAGTGAATTAGAGCTAAAAGGAAATAATCGATACGAACTATATCCACTAAAAACAGATATCATGGGCTTTGCAGGATTAACAGATACTTTTATAGATCGGCACGGAATTAAACGGATCGGATTTATACTTATAACAACGGATGCAAATCCGCATATAGCCGAAATTCACGATCGTCAACCAGCAATGATATTACCAGAGAACGTAGGTAGCTGGTTAGATGATTCTATTTCAGATCCGAGAGAATACATTCATCATGCTGGCGAAGACGAATTAGAATACAAGAAAGTCCCAAATAAAATAGACCAAATCGAATTAAATTTTGATTAA
- a CDS encoding DNA polymerase domain-containing protein, whose protein sequence is MENVYEGYLIDLYDLENTITLWVKGADGVRYFHDTFYPTFYIKGNKDFEKRFIDRLRERRALLTDPKIVIKKGFYDNEPTEVLKISLSIPSFLRKIYHKLYAFYEKLDIYHSDVELPTAYMYAKGIYPLAKVRIEFQGTKVLKIDSISMLCDKDYELPVLSKIDMFFKQNHRIGYSQNNPIVLSTDSGFYEELYFADTKILLNRINEIISTLDPDIVLSAFGDQALLPFLFYLSQKHRIRLSLDRDPGYITRKIQTKGTSFETYGQVIYRAPNYPLFGRLHIDSNNSFVFKDSYLLGIFELARLSRIPIQRMARASTGTALTNIEMAVALKGDYLVPWQKAALERPKTVYELLRVDKGGLVTLPDLSEGSLLENIAQLDFAQMYPSIMSGYNISPETVNCLCCDKEKVKTYIPGTNYHICGKRRGVVSEALEDILSRRKYYKEQIDAGSPLSTTYDARQSALKWMLVTSFGYLGYRNAKFGRLESHESVTAIGREVLLIAKEIAEDNGYTFLHAITDSLFISKKGRAKFTNEELLSLCKKISEKTKIILKVEGVYDWLSFPASKRDHKIGVVNRYFGRFSNGALKVRGVFVRRKDMPQYIKKFQTEILDIMQSCENIESLLKMKSTFDRTFDRYVTSLFEDKVPIADLLLRRTISKSPAEYVANNSSSQSLRLLTNEGIGIEPGEKIRYLVTKGYKQKREYLPEEIALRATNRPLIHKEFYRDLLIQALEEAIEHLQPRDYFKALRQKQLLLQFEQAI, encoded by the coding sequence ATGGAAAATGTTTACGAAGGTTATCTAATTGATCTCTATGATTTAGAGAATACCATAACTTTGTGGGTCAAAGGCGCGGATGGTGTTCGATATTTTCACGATACTTTTTATCCCACTTTCTACATAAAAGGTAATAAAGACTTTGAAAAACGATTTATAGATCGATTACGTGAGCGAAGAGCATTGCTTACTGATCCTAAAATTGTTATCAAGAAAGGATTTTACGACAATGAACCGACGGAAGTTCTCAAAATTTCCTTATCAATTCCATCCTTTCTTCGTAAAATTTATCATAAGCTTTATGCATTCTATGAAAAATTAGATATTTATCATTCCGATGTAGAATTACCGACTGCCTATATGTATGCGAAAGGCATCTACCCTTTAGCAAAAGTTCGCATAGAATTCCAAGGCACCAAAGTGCTCAAAATCGATTCGATTTCCATGCTTTGCGATAAGGATTATGAATTACCAGTCCTTAGTAAAATTGATATGTTCTTCAAGCAAAACCATCGAATTGGCTATAGCCAGAATAATCCCATTGTTCTTTCAACGGATTCCGGATTTTATGAAGAGCTGTATTTCGCTGATACGAAAATACTACTAAATCGTATTAATGAAATCATCAGCACACTGGATCCCGATATAGTATTGTCAGCGTTCGGAGACCAGGCGCTCCTACCCTTTCTTTTCTACCTTAGTCAAAAGCATAGAATTCGATTAAGTCTAGATAGAGATCCAGGCTATATAACAAGAAAGATACAAACGAAAGGTACTTCCTTCGAAACCTATGGTCAAGTGATCTATCGTGCTCCGAATTATCCATTATTCGGACGATTACACATTGATAGTAATAATAGTTTCGTTTTTAAAGATTCTTACCTACTTGGAATCTTTGAATTAGCAAGATTGAGTAGAATTCCTATACAGCGAATGGCGAGAGCCAGCACAGGCACTGCACTAACAAATATTGAAATGGCTGTGGCATTGAAAGGTGATTACCTTGTTCCTTGGCAAAAAGCAGCACTTGAACGACCGAAGACAGTGTATGAGCTTTTACGAGTTGATAAAGGCGGCCTAGTAACTCTACCCGATTTAAGTGAAGGTTCACTCTTAGAGAATATTGCACAGTTAGATTTCGCACAAATGTATCCTTCAATCATGTCTGGTTATAATATTAGTCCGGAGACAGTAAATTGTTTATGCTGCGATAAAGAGAAAGTTAAGACTTATATTCCAGGAACGAATTATCATATCTGTGGTAAACGGAGAGGCGTTGTATCGGAAGCTTTAGAGGATATTCTATCACGAAGAAAGTATTATAAAGAACAGATTGATGCTGGTTCACCATTGTCTACAACGTATGATGCTCGCCAAAGTGCATTAAAATGGATGTTGGTAACTTCCTTCGGATACTTAGGATACCGGAATGCAAAATTTGGAAGATTAGAAAGCCATGAATCAGTAACCGCCATAGGACGCGAAGTCCTACTCATTGCAAAGGAGATCGCCGAGGATAATGGATATACTTTCCTACATGCCATTACAGATTCTCTATTCATATCGAAGAAAGGACGAGCTAAATTCACGAATGAAGAGTTATTAAGTCTATGTAAAAAGATTTCGGAGAAGACCAAAATCATTTTAAAGGTCGAAGGTGTTTACGACTGGTTGTCTTTTCCGGCATCAAAAAGAGATCATAAGATCGGCGTTGTTAATCGGTATTTTGGACGATTTTCAAATGGTGCTTTGAAAGTTAGAGGTGTATTCGTGCGCCGTAAGGATATGCCTCAATATATAAAAAAATTTCAAACGGAAATATTGGACATCATGCAATCATGCGAAAATATCGAGTCACTTTTGAAAATGAAATCGACCTTTGATAGAACCTTCGATCGTTACGTTACTTCATTATTCGAAGATAAAGTCCCGATTGCCGATCTACTTCTTCGGAGAACTATTTCAAAAAGCCCAGCCGAATACGTAGCAAATAATTCCTCTTCTCAATCTTTACGACTGCTAACTAACGAAGGTATCGGAATTGAGCCTGGTGAGAAAATTCGTTATCTAGTAACAAAAGGATATAAACAAAAAAGGGAGTATCTACCGGAAGAGATTGCCTTGCGAGCAACAAATCGGCCTTTGATTCATAAAGAATTCTATCGAGACTTACTTATCCAGGCTTTAGAAGAGGCGATTGAGCATCTACAACCAAGAGATTATTTCAAAGCATTACGACAAAAACAATTGCTTTTACAATTCGAGCAAGCTATATGA
- a CDS encoding tyrosine-type recombinase/integrase, protein MSVAVNFKKIVSIESARKRKKGGSGGPPSPPMFGKGLTNESMRELTRRFSKPKTEEDYRNRAIFSILSKTGLRAKELVSLRFSNLVKAPTGETLITFTRKGGKLGFSVLPEESLQAVREYHGILNIKSDIFFLSRPKRNQSTRTPLTTRSLQRIIGAWDVTTCQGRKVHPHALRHTVGQRMLDKAGSIAAQKVLGHSSPVTTAKFYTKPFLDGSEYLDW, encoded by the coding sequence ATGAGTGTAGCGGTTAACTTTAAGAAAATCGTAAGTATAGAATCGGCCAGAAAGCGAAAAAAAGGAGGCTCCGGCGGGCCACCATCCCCTCCTATGTTTGGAAAGGGTTTAACGAACGAATCAATGAGAGAGCTTACTCGACGATTCTCAAAACCTAAGACTGAAGAAGATTACAGAAACAGGGCAATTTTTTCAATTTTAAGCAAGACAGGACTTCGCGCAAAGGAACTCGTATCTTTACGATTCTCTAATTTAGTAAAAGCTCCTACAGGTGAAACCCTAATCACATTTACCAGAAAGGGAGGAAAGCTTGGGTTTTCTGTTTTACCTGAGGAATCCCTGCAAGCAGTAAGGGAATATCACGGAATCCTTAATATTAAATCCGATATATTCTTTCTTTCTCGGCCGAAGAGAAATCAATCCACTCGAACTCCTTTAACGACGAGAAGCTTGCAGAGAATTATTGGAGCTTGGGATGTAACGACCTGTCAAGGAAGGAAAGTTCATCCACATGCATTAAGACATACCGTTGGGCAGAGGATGTTGGATAAAGCGGGATCTATTGCGGCCCAAAAGGTCCTTGGACACTCGTCTCCAGTAACGACTGCTAAGTTTTATACTAAACCCTTCTTAGATGGAAGTGAATACTTAGATTGGTAA
- a CDS encoding TRAFAC clade GTPase domain-containing protein codes for MSEKKGERKKTIKKNDEIIINESSIDLENVEFFKNIVKKFTEIESDQIILSIPVWGWQDTGKTTSILTAGYFLNCVSHGISLSVVNYLDELERLQDQNDWMKKNGIIEVAISSKSIFLSASKDFIDNNSWPPGTDAHTPYFFRIDKPNGQLGYLYIPDIPGGSFQDATNEAIEVLESADGIVVIIDPQLYNRQNSLAKHYKDEIRGVLFASAKRKIPIAIFITKSDNFSGIDSAIIDDVNATLEIIKSSVEAHDIEVFRTSVIGFEIVNEKIGTQDEKKLPESNTRKPELLLKGWIWLLFKAIHRSIKIGVNDKINFHPSVSLGNRKSLSSSNPDIREIGSLTNQESYPILSIQSPKEQLDIISAANDGTLRKQIIKVKDSAISTGSVLELGKITDPPEDIFNLKFQYNNGSLIAGKSKEADVIWSGILGEEIKKRPIENTIASWNAFSQNEILTLNNGGKISLISLNGDEWLTKKFIPLFSKKSAVSSLRYEKKLSSVLAIHGTESEGVKLIDGTFDERLKYNLKKNDDVIFLHILPSLEVFAISNEGKLRIFSEDNVQEIEGANITNLELISFGLNNSRIAFISADNTLRICFKDKKGQFQITGNKYSVKLTGLPDSVILDESENYVICSFREAMIWRVFKIYGL; via the coding sequence ATGAGCGAAAAAAAGGGAGAAAGAAAAAAGACAATTAAGAAGAATGATGAAATTATTATAAATGAATCCAGCATCGATTTAGAAAATGTTGAATTTTTCAAGAATATTGTGAAGAAATTTACTGAAATTGAATCGGACCAAATAATACTTTCTATTCCCGTCTGGGGATGGCAAGATACAGGTAAGACAACATCTATATTAACTGCAGGATATTTTTTGAATTGTGTCTCGCATGGAATTTCTTTGAGTGTTGTGAATTATTTAGACGAACTTGAGAGATTGCAAGATCAGAATGATTGGATGAAAAAGAATGGAATTATTGAAGTAGCAATATCTTCAAAGTCAATCTTTCTATCTGCATCTAAAGATTTCATTGATAATAATTCTTGGCCGCCTGGGACCGATGCTCATACTCCTTATTTTTTCAGAATCGATAAACCGAACGGACAATTGGGATATTTATATATTCCCGATATTCCTGGAGGCAGTTTTCAGGATGCAACAAACGAAGCTATAGAAGTACTTGAGTCGGCCGATGGAATCGTTGTAATTATTGATCCTCAATTGTATAACCGACAAAATTCCCTAGCTAAACATTATAAAGATGAGATTCGAGGTGTTTTGTTTGCTTCAGCTAAAAGAAAAATACCGATTGCTATTTTTATAACAAAAAGTGATAATTTTTCTGGCATTGATAGCGCGATTATTGACGATGTAAATGCTACTTTAGAAATTATAAAGTCCTCAGTGGAAGCGCATGATATAGAAGTATTTAGAACTTCCGTTATAGGATTCGAAATTGTTAATGAAAAGATAGGAACGCAAGATGAGAAGAAGTTACCGGAAAGTAACACTAGAAAACCAGAACTATTATTAAAAGGTTGGATTTGGTTATTATTCAAAGCTATTCATCGTTCAATTAAAATTGGTGTTAATGACAAAATAAATTTTCATCCTTCCGTAAGTTTAGGAAATAGAAAATCTCTCTCAAGTTCAAATCCAGATATTAGAGAAATTGGGTCCTTAACTAACCAAGAATCTTATCCAATACTTTCAATACAGTCTCCAAAAGAACAATTGGATATAATATCAGCCGCAAACGATGGAACTTTGAGAAAGCAAATAATTAAAGTAAAGGATTCAGCTATTTCGACAGGAAGCGTCTTAGAGCTTGGAAAAATCACTGATCCACCGGAAGATATTTTTAACTTAAAATTTCAATATAACAATGGCAGTTTAATAGCAGGAAAGTCAAAAGAAGCAGATGTAATTTGGAGTGGCATTCTCGGCGAAGAGATAAAGAAGAGGCCAATTGAAAATACAATAGCGAGTTGGAATGCATTCTCTCAAAATGAAATTCTAACTTTAAACAATGGGGGAAAAATTAGTCTTATTTCTTTGAATGGAGATGAATGGTTAACTAAAAAGTTCATTCCTCTATTTTCTAAAAAAAGTGCAGTTTCGAGTCTCAGATATGAGAAAAAATTAAGTTCAGTATTAGCAATACACGGGACGGAAAGTGAAGGTGTTAAACTGATTGATGGGACTTTTGATGAAAGGCTGAAATATAATTTGAAAAAGAATGATGACGTAATTTTTCTACATATTCTTCCTTCGCTCGAAGTATTTGCAATTAGTAATGAGGGGAAATTACGTATATTTTCAGAAGATAATGTTCAAGAGATTGAAGGTGCTAACATAACTAATTTAGAATTGATTAGTTTTGGATTAAATAATTCCCGGATAGCATTCATTTCCGCCGACAATACGTTGCGAATTTGTTTTAAAGATAAAAAAGGTCAATTTCAAATTACGGGAAATAAGTATTCAGTTAAACTAACTGGATTACCTGATTCAGTAATATTAGACGAATCGGAAAATTATGTAATTTGTTCATTTCGAGAAGCGATGATCTGGCGAGTGTTTAAAATTTATGGATTATGA